From a single Rhodococcus qingshengii JCM 15477 genomic region:
- a CDS encoding GMC oxidoreductase — translation MTTTHYDVVVIGSGFGGSVAALRLTEKGYRVGVLEAGRRFADDELPETSWRLRKYLWAPWIGCYGVQRIHLLPDVLVMAGAGVGGGSLNYANTLYQPPNRFFEDRQWAHITDWHDELAPYYDQAKRMLGVRTNPSFTPADAVMKDVAEEMGVGETFTSTPVGVFFGEAGVSVPDPFFGGKGPERTGCTECGGCMTGCRVGAKNTLVKNYLHLAEQAGARVHPLTTVTDLRPAASGGYRLLARRTDGVRRREVRFTADQVVVAAGTYGTARLLLGMKESGALPGLSDTLGTVVRTNSEAVLAATSKSRRRNFTQGVAITSSFHPDDHTHIEPVRYGKGSNAIGLLQTVLSDGGGRTPRVLKTLAVAARHPGAFLRSLSVRNWSERTVIALVMQTDDNSLELSKNTKRFGRSLTSRPGPGDPPPQWIPQGHTAIRKVAEKIDGDPGGSIAEIVNIPMTAHFLGGCAIGDSASSGVVDPYLRAYGHEGLHVMDGSVVSANLGVNPSLTITAQAERACAMWPNKGGADARPKTGEPYVRIDPTLPSDPVVPTHAPGALRLPLTIRAEKVSDVERA, via the coding sequence ATGACCACTACGCACTACGACGTGGTGGTTATCGGTTCGGGATTCGGTGGCAGTGTCGCCGCTCTTCGCCTGACGGAGAAGGGCTACCGCGTCGGGGTGCTCGAAGCCGGTCGACGGTTTGCCGACGACGAGTTGCCTGAAACCAGTTGGAGACTTCGAAAGTACCTGTGGGCGCCGTGGATCGGATGTTATGGGGTTCAGCGCATCCATCTTCTTCCGGATGTGCTCGTGATGGCGGGGGCCGGCGTCGGAGGTGGGTCGTTGAACTACGCCAACACGTTGTATCAGCCACCCAATCGGTTCTTCGAAGACCGTCAGTGGGCGCACATCACTGACTGGCACGACGAACTGGCGCCGTACTACGACCAGGCCAAACGGATGTTGGGTGTTCGCACCAATCCGTCCTTCACTCCTGCCGATGCGGTGATGAAGGACGTAGCCGAAGAGATGGGCGTGGGGGAGACCTTCACGTCCACCCCCGTCGGTGTTTTCTTCGGGGAGGCAGGAGTTTCCGTGCCGGACCCGTTCTTCGGCGGAAAAGGACCCGAACGCACAGGTTGCACGGAATGCGGGGGATGTATGACCGGCTGCCGAGTCGGTGCGAAGAACACGCTGGTCAAGAACTACCTCCATCTCGCCGAGCAAGCGGGCGCCAGGGTTCATCCGCTCACGACCGTCACCGACCTTCGGCCGGCGGCAAGCGGTGGTTACCGCCTGCTCGCGAGGCGAACGGACGGCGTCCGCCGGCGAGAAGTTCGGTTCACCGCCGATCAGGTGGTGGTTGCCGCCGGAACGTACGGAACGGCGAGACTGCTGCTCGGTATGAAGGAATCCGGTGCCCTGCCGGGCCTGTCGGATACTCTCGGCACCGTCGTACGTACCAATTCCGAGGCCGTACTGGCCGCAACGTCGAAGTCGCGTCGACGGAACTTCACGCAGGGCGTAGCCATCACGTCGTCCTTTCACCCGGATGATCACACGCACATCGAGCCGGTGCGATACGGCAAGGGCAGCAATGCAATAGGACTTCTGCAGACCGTCCTGAGTGACGGCGGTGGGCGAACTCCCCGGGTGCTGAAGACTCTGGCAGTCGCGGCCCGACACCCAGGAGCGTTCTTGCGGTCGTTGTCGGTACGGAACTGGTCCGAGCGAACCGTCATCGCGCTGGTGATGCAGACCGACGACAACTCCCTCGAACTTTCCAAGAACACCAAACGATTCGGGCGCTCCCTCACCAGTAGACCGGGACCGGGCGATCCACCTCCTCAGTGGATTCCGCAGGGTCATACAGCCATTCGCAAGGTCGCCGAGAAGATCGACGGCGACCCGGGTGGTTCCATCGCCGAGATCGTGAACATCCCGATGACGGCACACTTTCTGGGTGGCTGCGCGATCGGTGACAGCGCGTCGAGTGGCGTCGTCGATCCGTATCTGCGTGCATACGGTCATGAGGGACTGCACGTCATGGACGGTTCGGTGGTGAGCGCAAATCTCGGAGTGAATCCTTCCCTGACCATCACTGCGCAGGCGGAACGAGCGTGCGCGATGTGGCCGAACAAGGGTGGCGCGGACGCCCGCCCGAAGACCGGCGAGCCATACGTACGTATCGATCCGACTTTGCCGTCCGATCCGGTGGTGCCGACGCATGCACCAGGCGCTTTGCGGCTTCCCCTGACCATTCGAGCTGAGAAGGTGTCCGATGTGGAGCGTGCCTGA
- a CDS encoding Fur family transcriptional regulator translates to MRDGEHDFDPRAQLRAVGLRVTAPRLAVLDAVTAQPHSDADSVAALVRQQLGSVSTQAVYDVLKACVNAGLLRRIEPAGSPARFETRTGDNHHHLVCRGCGKVVDVDCVVGQAPCLEPSDNHGFEIDEAEVVFWGRCEDCLKNSAESDTESDAVSQNRIDASRTSESATSHAAHAFDSDAAPLL, encoded by the coding sequence ATGCGAGACGGAGAGCATGACTTCGACCCCCGAGCGCAATTGCGCGCCGTCGGGTTGAGGGTCACTGCTCCGCGCCTCGCCGTGCTGGATGCGGTTACAGCCCAACCGCATTCAGACGCCGATTCTGTTGCAGCACTCGTGCGGCAGCAGCTCGGATCGGTATCCACACAGGCCGTTTACGACGTGCTGAAGGCATGCGTGAACGCAGGATTGCTGCGACGCATCGAGCCGGCGGGTTCGCCCGCACGGTTCGAGACGAGGACTGGTGACAACCACCATCACCTCGTCTGTCGCGGCTGCGGCAAGGTCGTCGACGTCGATTGTGTTGTCGGCCAAGCTCCCTGCCTCGAACCTTCCGATAATCACGGCTTCGAAATCGACGAAGCCGAGGTCGTGTTCTGGGGCCGTTGCGAAGATTGCCTGAAGAATTCTGCCGAATCCGACACCGAGTCGGACGCGGTCTCGCAGAATCGAATTGATGCGTCCAGAACCTCCGAGTCAGCCACCTCGCATGCAGCCCATGCGTTCGACTCGGATGCAGCCCCGCTCCTCTGA
- a CDS encoding catalase, with the protein MTKPTTNNFGIAVASDDESLTAGIQGPVLLHDHYLIEKLAQFNRERVPERIVHAKGGGAFGELVITHDVSKYTKAAFLQPGKKTESLVRFSTVAGEQGSPDTWRDPRGFAMKFYTEEGNYDLVGNNTPVFFIKDAIKFPDFIRSQKRLPGSGLRDHDMQWDFWTLRPETAHQVTWLMGDRGIPKTWRNMDGFGSHTYQWVNAAGERFWVKYHFKTDQGIEFLTQAEADSLAGSDPDYHRADLYNAIEAGNFPSWTLKVQIMPVDEAEGYRFNPFDLTKVWSQKDYPLIEVGKWTLNRNPENFFAQIEQASFEPSNVVPGIGFSPDKMLLGRVFSYADAHRYRIGTNYADLPVNAPKNEVNSYSKEGAMRYSFNSPSTPVYAPNSYGGPHADPSVAGDEGLWAFDGKAVRAGYIEHAEDGDFTQAGTLVREVLDDAARERLVSNIVGHALAGVSEEVLLRVFEYWKNVDADLGKRVEEGVRAGQ; encoded by the coding sequence ATGACCAAGCCCACCACCAACAATTTCGGTATCGCGGTCGCAAGTGATGACGAATCGCTGACCGCGGGTATTCAGGGGCCGGTGCTCCTTCACGACCACTACCTGATCGAGAAGCTCGCGCAGTTCAACCGCGAGCGTGTCCCGGAGCGCATCGTCCACGCCAAGGGCGGCGGCGCTTTCGGTGAACTCGTCATCACACACGACGTCAGCAAGTACACCAAGGCCGCGTTCCTGCAGCCGGGTAAGAAGACCGAGTCCCTCGTCCGCTTCTCCACCGTCGCCGGTGAGCAGGGCAGCCCGGACACCTGGCGCGATCCGCGCGGTTTTGCGATGAAGTTCTACACCGAAGAGGGAAACTACGACCTCGTCGGCAACAACACCCCGGTGTTCTTCATCAAGGACGCCATCAAGTTCCCCGACTTCATTCGTTCGCAGAAGCGACTGCCCGGCTCCGGTCTTCGTGACCACGACATGCAGTGGGACTTCTGGACTCTGCGTCCCGAGACCGCTCACCAGGTGACCTGGCTGATGGGTGACCGCGGTATCCCGAAGACCTGGCGCAACATGGACGGCTTCGGATCGCACACCTACCAGTGGGTCAACGCTGCGGGTGAACGCTTCTGGGTGAAGTACCACTTCAAGACCGATCAGGGCATCGAGTTCCTGACGCAGGCCGAAGCAGACAGCCTCGCCGGTAGCGATCCCGACTACCACCGCGCGGATCTGTACAACGCCATCGAGGCCGGTAATTTCCCGAGCTGGACACTCAAGGTTCAGATCATGCCGGTCGACGAGGCCGAAGGCTACCGCTTCAACCCGTTCGACCTCACCAAGGTCTGGTCCCAGAAGGACTACCCACTGATCGAGGTCGGCAAGTGGACGCTGAACCGCAACCCGGAGAACTTCTTCGCGCAGATCGAGCAGGCTTCGTTCGAGCCGTCGAACGTGGTGCCCGGCATCGGATTCAGCCCGGACAAGATGCTTCTCGGCCGCGTCTTCTCCTACGCCGACGCACATCGTTACCGCATCGGCACCAACTACGCCGACCTGCCGGTCAATGCCCCGAAGAACGAGGTGAACTCCTACTCCAAGGAGGGCGCCATGCGTTACAGCTTCAATTCCCCGTCGACGCCGGTGTACGCACCGAACTCGTACGGCGGACCGCATGCCGATCCGTCGGTTGCCGGTGACGAAGGACTGTGGGCGTTCGACGGCAAGGCAGTGCGCGCCGGATACATCGAGCACGCCGAGGACGGCGACTTCACGCAGGCCGGAACGCTGGTCCGTGAAGTTCTCGACGACGCAGCTCGTGAGCGCCTGGTGAGCAACATCGTCGGCCACGCCCTTGCCGGCGTCAGTGAGGAAGTTCTGTTGCGCGTCTTCGAGTACTGGAAGAACGTCGACGCAGATTTGGGCAAGCGCGTCGAAGAAGGTGTACGCGCAGGTCAGTGA
- a CDS encoding HAD family hydrolase, which yields MAIGAVLFDIDGTLVDSNYLHVEAWSRAFFEVGRPVDAWRVHRSIGMDGDQLLESLLGEDIDGCGPRAKELHTTYYRQSADRLRVLPGARELIRRVHSLGLHVVLATSAPDDELKLLRRTLDIDEMIYAATSSESVDEAKPDPDLIEVALAKAGVDAGDAVMVGDAVWDMKAATWAGVVAVGVRSGGMSTDELEGAGAAAVYDDARDLLDHLDGSVISELVSGLDTGS from the coding sequence ATGGCAATAGGTGCGGTTCTCTTCGACATCGACGGAACGCTCGTCGATTCCAACTATCTGCACGTAGAAGCGTGGTCGCGAGCTTTCTTCGAGGTAGGTCGCCCGGTCGACGCGTGGCGGGTACACCGCAGCATCGGCATGGACGGAGACCAACTACTGGAGTCCTTGCTCGGCGAAGACATCGACGGGTGCGGACCGCGAGCCAAAGAACTTCACACCACGTACTACCGGCAGTCGGCCGACCGTCTCCGAGTACTGCCGGGAGCGCGCGAGTTGATCCGCCGAGTTCACTCGCTCGGACTGCACGTGGTGCTCGCTACCTCGGCGCCGGACGACGAACTGAAGTTGCTACGCCGGACGCTCGACATCGACGAAATGATCTACGCCGCCACCTCTTCGGAATCCGTCGACGAGGCCAAACCTGATCCGGACCTGATCGAGGTCGCGCTCGCGAAGGCAGGTGTCGACGCGGGCGATGCGGTCATGGTCGGGGATGCCGTCTGGGACATGAAGGCGGCGACATGGGCGGGCGTTGTGGCTGTGGGAGTGCGCAGCGGCGGCATGTCGACCGACGAACTCGAAGGTGCGGGTGCGGCTGCCGTGTACGACGACGCCCGCGACCTCCTCGACCACCTCGACGGCAGTGTGATTTCCGAACTCGTTTCAGGCCTAGATACCGGGAGTTGA
- a CDS encoding LLM class F420-dependent oxidoreductase translates to MARFGYTLMTEQAGPKELVRHAVRAEEVGFDFEVMSDHYSPWLTEQGHAPYAWSVLGAVAHATERVGLMTYVTCPTVRYHPAVVAQKAATIQILADGRFTLGLGSGESLNEHVVGEGWPSIDTRQDMLQEAVSIIRALLAGDLVSWKGEYFDVQSARIWDLPENPVPLALAMSGDKSVERFGPMADDLIAVQPDSELVHLWKHVHGRAYGLAPAGRTIGQIPISWDPDRDTAIARAHQQFRWFGGGWSVNSELPTPASFSGATQFVRKEDVAESIPCGPDLDVIVEAVKAYTDAGFTDVALVQIGGDTQDRFFDEAAKPLLEALHVELG, encoded by the coding sequence ATGGCACGATTCGGCTACACCTTGATGACGGAGCAGGCAGGTCCGAAAGAACTGGTTCGCCATGCAGTTCGGGCCGAAGAAGTCGGCTTCGACTTCGAAGTGATGAGTGATCACTACTCGCCGTGGCTGACCGAGCAGGGGCATGCACCCTACGCCTGGTCGGTGCTGGGGGCAGTCGCCCACGCCACCGAGCGAGTCGGTTTGATGACGTACGTGACTTGTCCGACCGTGAGGTACCACCCCGCCGTCGTCGCTCAGAAAGCTGCGACGATCCAGATCCTCGCGGACGGACGCTTCACCCTGGGATTGGGAAGTGGCGAGAGCCTGAACGAGCATGTGGTCGGCGAGGGTTGGCCGTCCATCGACACCCGCCAGGACATGCTGCAGGAGGCGGTGAGCATCATTCGCGCACTGCTCGCCGGAGATCTGGTGAGCTGGAAGGGGGAGTACTTCGACGTCCAGTCCGCCAGGATCTGGGATCTCCCCGAGAACCCGGTTCCGCTGGCGCTGGCCATGTCCGGAGACAAGTCCGTCGAGCGTTTCGGTCCGATGGCCGACGATCTGATTGCCGTGCAACCGGATTCGGAGCTAGTGCACTTGTGGAAGCACGTGCACGGCCGAGCATACGGATTGGCTCCCGCAGGCCGGACCATCGGTCAGATTCCGATCTCGTGGGACCCTGATCGCGACACGGCAATTGCACGAGCTCATCAGCAGTTCCGGTGGTTCGGCGGAGGGTGGTCCGTGAACTCCGAACTGCCGACGCCGGCGAGCTTCTCGGGTGCGACTCAGTTCGTGCGCAAAGAGGATGTAGCTGAAAGCATTCCGTGTGGTCCCGATCTCGATGTGATCGTCGAAGCGGTCAAGGCATACACGGACGCCGGATTCACCGATGTGGCACTGGTACAGATCGGTGGAGATACCCAAGACCGATTCTTCGACGAGGCGGCCAAGCCGCTGCTCGAGGCTCTGCACGTCGAATTGGGTTGA
- a CDS encoding sensor histidine kinase has translation MKRPLSLQTRVAIASGLAAGIVIAAIGIAFAVFLRVNGSEQLERTLDSVTLGVAASAPSPLFIETPTATTEPSVVSPGFNAATVSALATTDVRSRDVLVPGDSGAALAVSIPEDPLTQAIREQQFQVAAAAVVAILAAAGLGWFLTGRAVRPLQQLTETTSSIGNNLDVDGLSRRAPSVRGTREAEELSEAIHSMLSRIESDRSRTEEALESARDFARVSAHELRTPLTSMRTDLEVLATLDLTESQRRELSGELLEAQRQIERTLTDLETLALGDVADPEDCADVDLVEVADRAVADAGRLHPQVDVRLKAPEELSVQAFPAGIRLVLTNAVTNSVRHGNADEVEITVRSGAATGSATVFVDDNGTVIAPSEREAMFERFVRGTGAGDAGSGLGLALVAQQARLHGGSARLDKSPLGGTRLIFSINPIRRAEPRAAAWPPRRRIGLGYLHRSVPVPHR, from the coding sequence ATGAAGCGGCCGCTGTCACTTCAGACTCGCGTAGCCATCGCCTCGGGCCTGGCCGCCGGAATCGTGATTGCCGCGATCGGAATTGCGTTCGCGGTCTTTCTGCGTGTCAACGGATCCGAACAACTCGAACGCACTCTCGATTCCGTCACCCTGGGCGTCGCGGCGAGTGCGCCGAGCCCGCTATTCATCGAAACACCAACTGCAACAACAGAACCATCCGTGGTCAGCCCCGGATTCAACGCCGCGACCGTCAGCGCCTTGGCTACCACCGATGTTCGCAGTCGTGATGTTCTGGTGCCCGGCGACAGCGGCGCCGCACTGGCCGTCAGCATCCCCGAAGACCCACTGACCCAGGCAATCCGTGAGCAGCAGTTCCAAGTGGCCGCTGCAGCAGTGGTCGCCATCCTTGCCGCGGCCGGGCTCGGTTGGTTCCTCACCGGCCGAGCCGTCCGGCCACTACAGCAATTGACCGAGACCACCAGTTCGATCGGCAACAACCTCGACGTCGACGGACTCTCGCGCCGGGCACCGTCGGTACGTGGAACGCGAGAAGCCGAAGAACTGTCGGAGGCAATCCACAGCATGCTCAGTCGCATCGAAAGCGATCGAAGCCGCACCGAGGAGGCGTTGGAGTCGGCACGCGATTTCGCTCGCGTCTCCGCCCACGAACTGCGCACACCTCTCACGTCGATGCGTACCGATCTCGAAGTTCTCGCAACACTCGATCTCACGGAAAGCCAACGGCGCGAACTGTCCGGCGAATTGTTGGAGGCGCAGCGCCAGATCGAGCGCACCCTGACCGACCTCGAGACTCTAGCCCTGGGTGACGTGGCCGATCCCGAGGATTGTGCCGACGTCGATCTCGTGGAGGTTGCCGATCGCGCCGTCGCTGACGCAGGCCGTCTGCACCCGCAGGTCGACGTTCGTTTGAAAGCACCGGAAGAACTTTCGGTTCAGGCCTTTCCCGCGGGTATCCGTCTGGTGCTGACCAACGCCGTCACCAATTCCGTTCGGCACGGCAATGCCGACGAAGTCGAGATCACTGTCCGATCAGGGGCGGCGACGGGTTCGGCGACGGTATTCGTCGACGACAACGGCACCGTGATCGCGCCTTCGGAACGCGAAGCGATGTTCGAGAGATTCGTTCGTGGTACCGGTGCGGGCGACGCCGGAAGCGGTTTGGGACTGGCCCTCGTCGCGCAGCAGGCGAGGCTGCACGGCGGTAGCGCGCGACTCGACAAGAGCCCACTCGGCGGAACTCGATTGATCTTCTCGATCAACCCAATTCGACGTGCAGAGCCTCGAGCAGCGGCTTGGCCGCCTCGTCGAAGAATCGGTCTTGGGTATCTCCACCGATCTGTACCAGTGCCACATCGGTGA
- a CDS encoding response regulator transcription factor — MAGVSTRERILIVDDDAKVLNSLERGLRLSGFDTATAVDGRSALSSVNKQCPAALVLDVNMPGLDGVGVVTALRAIGNEVPICVLSARSSVGDRIAGLEAGADDYLTKPFELAELVARLRALLRRTTRATPSVDHPIRVGPLTVDLRGHRAHIDGRRIELTKREFDLLSVLAEHAGVVLSRAQLLRLVWGYDFAADTNVVDVFVTYLRKKLEVDGTPRVIHTVRGVGFVLRAER; from the coding sequence ATGGCTGGGGTGAGTACACGCGAGCGCATCCTGATCGTTGACGACGACGCGAAGGTTCTGAATTCGCTCGAACGTGGACTCCGATTGTCGGGCTTCGACACGGCAACTGCCGTCGACGGACGATCGGCCTTGTCATCGGTGAACAAGCAATGCCCGGCCGCGCTCGTTCTCGACGTCAACATGCCCGGCCTCGACGGCGTCGGGGTGGTGACCGCCCTGCGCGCGATCGGCAACGAGGTTCCGATCTGCGTGCTCAGCGCCCGAAGTTCCGTGGGTGATCGCATCGCGGGGCTGGAGGCGGGCGCCGACGACTACCTCACCAAGCCCTTCGAGTTGGCCGAGCTCGTCGCCAGACTCCGCGCATTACTTCGACGCACGACGCGAGCCACCCCGTCGGTCGACCATCCGATCAGGGTGGGACCGCTGACGGTCGATCTCCGTGGCCATCGAGCGCACATCGACGGTAGACGAATCGAACTCACCAAAAGAGAATTCGACCTGTTGTCGGTACTCGCCGAGCACGCCGGTGTCGTACTCAGTCGCGCACAACTCCTGCGACTCGTCTGGGGTTACGACTTCGCTGCCGACACCAATGTCGTCGACGTCTTTGTCACCTATCTACGCAAGAAACTCGAAGTCGACGGGACTCCCCGCGTGATCCACACAGTGCGTGGGGTGGGCTTCGTCCTGAGGGCCGAACGATGA
- a CDS encoding metal-dependent hydrolase — protein sequence MVMGPTHAMSGAAVGLVVAELLPLDWGGPTSTAETLTFAGVCAGAALLPDLDTGQSTVSRSFGPLSKALAKGIDAISVTFYRITKGKKDGKRRGGHRTLTHTALFAAGLGAGVSALVVQFGKPAIIITLFFCLGLAIRGLAGELAKEKGWLAVSAVALVLSALTWQWYPSEAGSTGLGVAVALGCATHCLGDAITKEGVPFLAPLIPLGGKRWWEQRLPSFLSIRAGGNLEKILIGPALTVLTAWLIISAFDGAPEAIYAVFAPMVQ from the coding sequence ATGGTCATGGGCCCCACCCACGCGATGTCCGGTGCTGCTGTGGGGTTGGTGGTTGCGGAGTTGTTGCCTCTCGACTGGGGAGGGCCCACATCCACTGCGGAAACTTTGACCTTTGCCGGAGTGTGTGCCGGAGCCGCCTTGCTTCCCGACCTCGATACCGGTCAGTCGACGGTTTCGCGATCATTCGGTCCGCTCAGCAAGGCTCTGGCCAAAGGCATCGACGCAATTTCGGTGACCTTCTACCGCATCACCAAAGGCAAGAAGGACGGCAAGCGTCGTGGTGGGCATCGGACGCTCACGCACACCGCGCTGTTCGCCGCCGGGTTGGGTGCCGGGGTCTCGGCGCTGGTTGTTCAGTTCGGGAAGCCAGCCATCATCATCACCCTGTTCTTCTGCCTCGGGTTGGCCATCCGTGGATTGGCGGGTGAATTGGCCAAGGAGAAGGGTTGGCTCGCGGTCTCCGCCGTTGCGTTGGTGCTCTCTGCCCTCACCTGGCAGTGGTATCCGAGTGAGGCTGGATCCACGGGGCTAGGTGTTGCGGTGGCACTGGGTTGCGCCACGCACTGTCTCGGCGATGCGATCACCAAGGAAGGGGTGCCGTTTCTCGCGCCCCTGATTCCGCTCGGCGGCAAACGATGGTGGGAACAACGGCTGCCGTCATTCCTGTCCATCCGTGCAGGTGGGAACCTCGAGAAGATCCTGATCGGGCCGGCGTTGACGGTTCTGACTGCCTGGTTGATCATCAGTGCGTTCGACGGTGCCCCGGAAGCGATCTACGCGGTCTTCGCTCCGATGGTGCAGTGA
- a CDS encoding cholesterol oxidase substrate-binding domain-containing protein: MAEHSSSEDGVSRRGFLAASAGAAALAGISWAPAGAVPWGSASTIAPPPGFPSDIPLSQQAYANWSREIMLDSVWTATARHSDDVVTLANWAFDNGYTVRAKGTMHGWSPLTVVPGAPSDRVLLVDTMAKLNSVVVQHGTPATVTAGAGASIEAILTALEREGLGWANSPAIGELSIAGALAIGAHGATYPAVGETITPGQSYGSLSNLITEITVVAWDEGINRYALKTFHRSDVESTAFLTHLGRTFVTSVTLQAGENYRLRCQSFTDIPWQELFAAPGSPGRTYESFVEKSGRVEAIWFPFTQTPWLKVWTPTPVKPPESREVSGPYNYFFSDAIPEEVTTPLGMVAKGLQAATPLFGASQFGAVAAGLVLTDTDDLWGWSKDVLFYLRHTTLRVVAGGGAVITKRSNIGRVVHEMTSWLNERMTHYASLGQYPVNMPFEVRLCGVDDDGEVLVDSAGVPDLSAVRPRADRQDWDTAIWMNVVSIPGTAGLPAFLREMERWMVANYSGDYATFRPEWSKGWAFTDQAAYQDDEFLTSTVPATFRAGGDGNWDFALATLDEHDPHRVFSNTFLDRVLPPS, encoded by the coding sequence ATGGCAGAGCACAGCTCGAGCGAAGACGGTGTGAGCCGGCGCGGATTTCTCGCAGCGAGTGCCGGCGCAGCTGCTCTCGCGGGCATTTCCTGGGCGCCGGCTGGAGCAGTTCCCTGGGGTTCGGCATCGACCATCGCGCCACCGCCCGGATTTCCGTCGGACATTCCGTTGTCACAGCAGGCGTACGCGAACTGGTCGCGAGAAATCATGCTCGACAGCGTGTGGACGGCCACGGCACGTCACAGCGATGACGTCGTCACCCTCGCCAACTGGGCGTTCGACAACGGGTACACAGTGCGTGCGAAGGGAACGATGCACGGGTGGAGTCCGTTGACGGTGGTGCCCGGCGCGCCTTCGGATCGAGTTCTGCTGGTCGATACGATGGCCAAACTGAATTCGGTTGTGGTGCAGCACGGCACGCCCGCAACGGTCACGGCGGGCGCCGGCGCCAGTATCGAAGCGATTCTGACAGCGCTCGAGCGAGAAGGGCTCGGCTGGGCCAACTCTCCGGCGATCGGTGAGCTGTCCATCGCCGGCGCGCTGGCGATCGGTGCTCACGGGGCAACCTATCCGGCTGTGGGGGAGACGATCACCCCTGGTCAATCGTATGGTTCGCTGAGCAACCTGATCACCGAGATCACGGTGGTGGCGTGGGACGAAGGCATCAATCGGTACGCACTGAAGACATTTCACCGATCGGACGTCGAGAGCACCGCCTTCCTGACCCATCTGGGTCGAACCTTCGTCACCTCCGTGACGCTGCAAGCCGGGGAGAATTATCGGCTGCGGTGCCAGAGTTTCACCGACATTCCGTGGCAAGAACTCTTTGCTGCTCCCGGTTCGCCAGGGCGTACCTACGAGAGTTTCGTCGAGAAATCCGGACGGGTGGAAGCAATCTGGTTCCCGTTCACGCAAACACCGTGGCTCAAGGTCTGGACACCGACCCCGGTCAAACCGCCGGAGTCCCGAGAGGTGAGCGGGCCGTACAACTACTTCTTCTCCGACGCGATTCCCGAAGAGGTCACCACCCCGTTGGGGATGGTGGCAAAGGGTCTCCAAGCTGCGACACCGCTGTTCGGCGCCTCTCAGTTCGGCGCTGTAGCAGCAGGATTGGTGCTGACCGACACCGACGATCTCTGGGGCTGGTCGAAAGACGTTCTGTTCTACCTCCGGCACACGACCTTGCGCGTCGTAGCCGGGGGCGGAGCCGTGATCACCAAGCGGTCCAACATCGGCCGAGTCGTCCACGAGATGACGAGTTGGCTGAACGAACGAATGACGCACTACGCGTCGCTGGGGCAGTATCCCGTCAACATGCCGTTCGAAGTGCGTCTCTGCGGTGTCGACGATGACGGCGAGGTGTTGGTCGACAGCGCCGGAGTGCCGGACCTGTCAGCGGTGCGGCCGCGGGCGGATCGTCAGGACTGGGACACAGCGATCTGGATGAACGTGGTCTCGATTCCCGGCACCGCGGGATTGCCTGCCTTCCTTCGCGAAATGGAACGGTGGATGGTCGCGAACTACTCCGGCGATTACGCGACCTTCCGTCCGGAGTGGTCCAAGGGGTGGGCATTCACCGATCAGGCGGCGTACCAGGACGACGAATTCCTCACCAGCACAGTGCCTGCCACCTTCCGTGCCGGTGGCGACGGGAATTGGGACTTCGCTCTCGCCACTCTCGACGAACACGACCCACACCGCGTCTTCAGCAATACGTTCCTCGACCGCGTATTGCCACCCAGCTGA
- a CDS encoding DUF6891 domain-containing protein has translation MLSEADIVAVREQARELVLPGFATFDEICEAARDCVEGGFENDELGRQIDAVVREVWDHRLGEQTQWTAPGDFERLSAAFADLERNGIVARMNFTCCMQCGTTEIDDERTPSEPDENGYPFAQWAYTFFHMQDAERLGDEPSDLYLSYSAFRPAHDLDPALVAAAFGGDETAKAHMIAHTDQTVGRQVADALRTQGLSVDWNGDNNQRIRVTDVCWRKPLPQ, from the coding sequence GTGCTCAGTGAGGCCGACATCGTCGCCGTACGTGAGCAAGCACGCGAACTGGTACTCCCAGGTTTCGCGACGTTCGACGAAATCTGCGAAGCCGCCCGAGACTGTGTCGAGGGCGGCTTCGAGAACGACGAACTCGGCAGACAGATCGACGCAGTAGTACGTGAGGTCTGGGACCACAGACTCGGGGAGCAGACCCAGTGGACGGCTCCCGGCGACTTCGAGCGCCTCTCCGCAGCCTTCGCTGATCTCGAGCGCAACGGCATCGTGGCCCGGATGAACTTCACCTGCTGCATGCAGTGCGGCACTACTGAAATCGACGACGAACGCACGCCGTCCGAACCCGACGAGAACGGGTATCCCTTTGCTCAGTGGGCGTACACGTTCTTCCACATGCAAGATGCGGAGCGTCTCGGCGACGAGCCGTCCGATCTCTACTTGTCCTACAGTGCGTTTCGCCCGGCCCACGATCTCGATCCCGCGCTGGTCGCCGCTGCCTTCGGCGGCGACGAAACCGCCAAGGCACACATGATCGCGCACACCGATCAGACCGTCGGGCGCCAGGTAGCCGACGCACTCCGAACTCAGGGGCTGAGCGTCGATTGGAACGGTGACAACAATCAGCGTATCCGTGTCACCGACGTATGTTGGCGCAAACCGCTTCCGCAGTAG